A genomic stretch from Bacillus sp. N1-1 includes:
- the dcuS gene encoding DcuS/MalK family sensor histidine kinase gives MKTLQKYRFKLSTIIIIFVCTVVIMSLLITDLLVTNTTSETIENQLEDKAITVSRTIAESKIVKDGLTDIPDEEISIQEYTTNIQQASDVLFVVVMDMEGIRKSHPDVQKIGKHFVGGDEQRALNGDEYISRSTGTLGKSLRAFTPIYDNNQNQIGAVAVGISLDAVTASIQQSHRKILIGSTVGVLIGIIGAFLLARYIKNSLFGLEPYAIARIHEERNTMLHSVHEGIIAIDRTGTILLVNKSARRIFKQASLKASDPLGMKISDFLPGTRLEDILMSREAELDQEQLINGVSIITNRVPLIVNGHVVGAIATFRDKTEVNQLAEQLTGVQMYADTLRAQSHEFRNQLQVLLGLIKMEDYEEVTYFISKLVDHQADEIGSVTKYIKDPIFAGFIIGKMSYARESHVAITIDFETEIPQAGRPEITHELITILGNIIDNAIDSVSTSEKQEIRMTFSYIDNLLSMTIADTGEGIPEDKLEDIFLQGHTSKDGKHRGFGLFLTRQSIDKLEGSIDVDSVLGKGTTFTIIVPFDQGEDL, from the coding sequence GTGAAAACATTGCAAAAGTACCGTTTTAAATTAAGCACCATTATTATTATCTTCGTTTGTACGGTTGTCATCATGTCGCTATTGATTACGGATCTATTAGTTACAAATACGACTAGTGAAACGATTGAAAATCAATTAGAGGATAAAGCAATTACCGTTTCCAGAACGATTGCGGAATCAAAAATTGTGAAAGATGGATTAACAGATATACCTGATGAAGAGATAAGCATTCAGGAATACACGACAAACATTCAACAAGCTTCTGATGTCCTATTTGTGGTTGTGATGGATATGGAAGGTATACGTAAATCACATCCTGATGTTCAAAAAATAGGGAAACATTTTGTAGGTGGCGATGAACAAAGGGCGCTTAATGGAGATGAATACATATCTAGATCAACTGGTACGTTAGGTAAATCCTTACGGGCGTTCACACCGATTTACGACAATAATCAGAACCAGATTGGTGCTGTGGCGGTGGGTATTTCTTTAGATGCTGTAACGGCATCCATCCAACAGAGCCACAGGAAAATTCTTATCGGTTCAACTGTTGGAGTACTCATAGGCATTATTGGAGCATTTTTATTAGCACGATATATAAAAAACAGCCTTTTTGGGTTAGAACCATACGCGATTGCTCGTATACACGAAGAACGAAATACCATGTTACATTCTGTACATGAAGGGATTATCGCCATTGATCGAACCGGGACGATTCTTCTCGTAAATAAGTCAGCACGACGCATTTTTAAACAAGCTAGTTTGAAGGCATCTGATCCTCTAGGGATGAAAATTAGCGATTTCCTGCCAGGGACAAGACTCGAAGATATTCTTATGTCACGAGAAGCAGAACTAGATCAAGAGCAGTTGATTAATGGTGTCTCGATTATTACAAATCGTGTCCCCCTAATTGTGAATGGTCATGTTGTGGGGGCCATCGCCACTTTTAGAGATAAAACCGAAGTAAATCAATTAGCTGAACAACTTACGGGTGTACAGATGTACGCTGATACATTACGAGCGCAATCTCATGAATTTAGGAATCAATTACAAGTTCTCCTCGGTTTAATTAAAATGGAAGATTATGAAGAGGTTACTTATTTTATTAGCAAGTTGGTTGATCATCAAGCAGATGAAATTGGTAGTGTGACAAAGTATATTAAGGACCCCATATTCGCAGGTTTTATCATAGGGAAAATGAGCTATGCACGAGAATCACATGTTGCCATAACGATCGACTTTGAAACAGAGATTCCTCAAGCTGGCCGTCCTGAAATCACGCATGAACTGATTACCATACTCGGTAACATCATCGATAATGCGATCGATAGTGTTTCTACAAGTGAAAAACAAGAAATCCGCATGACATTCTCTTATATTGATAACTTATTAAGCATGACGATAGCGGATACTGGAGAAGGGATTCCTGAAGACAAACTAGAGGACATCTTTCTGCAAGGACATACTTCGAAAGACGGCAAACACAGGGGCTTTGGACTATTCCTTACTAGGCAAAGTATTGATAAACTAGAAGGTTCAATCGACGTAGATTCGGTTTTAGGTAAAGGAACGACATTTACGATCATTGTTCCTTTTGATCAGGGAGAGGATTTATAA